Sequence from the Erythrobacter insulae genome:
GCGGCGCAGATCGCGTGCTTTGGTCAGAATAATGTCTTCCAGCTTCTGCACAGTCGCGGCTTGCACTGGCGCTTCGACCCAGCGGCCGCCTTGCGCAACCTGACGGCTGGCAGCGACGCGCAACGCATCGGCGCGCAAATCCTGATCAAGGATGGTCACCGTCAATTTGACGCGTTCATCCGGGTTGCTTGGATTGGCGTACCAATCGGTCGCGATCACGCCGCCGGCGCTGTCCGCCGATGAAAGCGGAGCAAAGCTGACCGTTTCAAGCGCGGCGCGCCATAAAAACGCGTTTACGCCGATTGTGTTGATCTGCGCCGCCTGAAGTTCGGTCGTCGGGCGGTCATTGCCGCCGCATGCCGACAACGCGGCGAGAGCGCCGCCGATCAAGGCTGTACGGGTCAGATGCGATAATGCGAGTTTGGCGCGTGTCACGGGAAGCAAAGTCCTTTGTCTGTATCTCTACGGCTCTATACCCCGCGAACCGTGTGCGGCAAGCCTTGTGCAGCGTCCATTGCCGCAACAATTTCAGGGCAGGGGCGCAAATACCGTCGCCACCAAAGCGGTCCGCCGCCTTAAGGGGCGCTGAATTCCAACCGAATTCGCGCGGATTCGCGCCCTTCCCTGCATGTTTATGTGTGCGCGGGGCCACACTTCGCGCAGATAGAGTCACAAACGGTGTGGAAAAGATTGCGTCAAGCGCTGTCATAATTCTATCAATGATGCGTCGGGCCGAGTCTTTGGACGCGCTCATCAAACGTTCAGACGCTTGATGCATTGTATGCGCTGCAAGAGAATCGATTGGATCTGCACCAGATCCGGCTTTGGAAGGGGCGAAGAGTATCATGGCACGCGGGGCGGACATCAAAGCAGGAAAGCAGCGCAAGCTGCCATTGCTTGGTGTGGCTGGCGCGTTGATGCTCGCTCTTCCAACGGCCAGCCTTGCGGTTGTCGGCTTTAGCCCTTCCGCCGCTGTCAGCGATGACGCGTTTGGAATCTTCACTCCGTCGTCAGTTGATCCTGATCTTGCCGCCCGCGTCGCTGATAAAGCGCGCGAAAAAGGCATCCGGTTTACGCCTGCTGGTTCCAATCCGGTTCTGCGCAACAAGACCGTGACGGTCGCTGTTCGGGTGGACAACGAAACTGCCAGCGCAGTTTCGGTTCGCTCGGCTATTGATGCAGCGCCCGGTGCTGGCAAATCGCTGGCCGCGCTCCAATCCAGCCGTTTCAACCTTGGCACCGCGCGCGGTTATCAAAGTTTCGCACGTCAGGTTGAACTGCCCAGCAATGTGCGCAACCTGAGCCTGCCGGATCTGACAGAATTCGAACCTGCGAAGCCGCGGGCCGTGACCAAACCAAGCCGTCTGCAACCGCGGATTGAGCTGGAAGACGAAGCGATCGCCGGTCGTTCGCCGAACACTCTTGATGCGCTTGGGTCGCAAACGGTGGATGTTGGCGGCAGTTTCAGCCTTTCACCAAACCTCGATGTGACCGCCGGTGTCCGATATTCTCAAGAGCGCGAGCGCCTCGACCCGCTGACCAATTCGGTTCAGGATAGTCAGGCCGTGTATGTCGGTACGCAGCTTAAATTCTGATCTGGCAATACCGGACGAAAACGTATGCAAGACCCCGCTTCGGCGGGGTTTTTCTTTGCCTTACGTAGCGTCAGGTATAGGCTCTGCAGAATCACAAACGGAGAAGGATACAATATGAATCGCGTAGCCCTAGTGACCGGAGGAACCCGCGGTATTGGCCGCGCGATTTGCGAACAGTTGAAAGCAGACGGCTTCAATGTCGTCGCCAATTACGCGGGCAATGATGCCGCCGCACAGCAATTTTCCGAAGAAACAGGCATCCCCGTTTATAAATTCGATGTCGGCGATCACGCAGCCACACAAGCGGGCTGTGACCAGATCGCGGCTGAAATCGGACCGATCGAAGTGGTCGTCAACAATGCCGGCATCACGCGCGATGGCACTTTGCACAAGATGAGCTTTGACGATTGGAATGATGTGATGCGCATCAATCTGGGCGGGTGTTTCAATACATCCAAAGCCTGTTTCCCCGGCATGCGCGAACGCGGTTGGGGCCGGATCGTAAATATCGGTTCGATTAACGGGCAGGCGGGACAATATGGCCAAGTGAATTATGCCGCTGCAAAATCGGGGATTCACGGCTTTACCAAAGCTCTCGCTCAGGAAGGCGCGCGCGCAGGCGTGACCGTTAATGCCATCGCGCCGGGTTATATCGACACCGATATGGTCGCTGCCGTGCCGCAGGGTGTGCTCGACAAAATCATCGCCGGGATACCAGTTGGACGGTTGGGCCAGGCAGAAGAAATCGCGCGCGGGGTCAGCTTTCTCTGCTCGGAAGATGCCGGCTTTGTCACCGGATCGACCATGAGCATCAACGGCGGTCAGCATATGTATTGAGCAAGGCTGCGATCACGCAGTTTGCCTCGGGGGGAGAGTATCATCGAAAAGTCAGTCCATAATCCGACACCTTGGCTGCAACATTTCGGCCTTAATCATGCGGTCGAAGTGCAAGGCGGCCAGAGAACGCTTTACCTATCTGGACAAACCGCATCTGACGCCGATGGCGCGCTTTTGCATGCGGGCGATATGGTGGCCCAATACACGTCGGCATGGCAGAATATGCTCGATGCGCTTGCGGCGGCGGGCATGGGGCCAGAAAACCTTGTCCGGCTGAACTTTTACACGACTGATGTCCCGAAATTCATGGAAATGGCCGACCAGATTATGCCGCTTCATGTCGAAGCCGGGGCTCAGATTGTCAGCACATTGCTCGGCGTTCAGACACTCTACGATCCCGATGCCATGATCGAAATCGAAGGGACGGCTGTCGCCTGATCATGTGTTTGGTGCGCCGCGCCGGAACATGCGCGGCGTTTGCCCATTGATGTTGCATGGCAACACCGTCTGAACTCACCGAGCCTGAAACCAGCGCGATCATCGAAATGGCGCTGAGCGATCATGTGGCCTTTGCCGAAATCGAAGCGCAATTTGGCTTGGCAGAGAAACAGGTCAAAGTGCTTATGCGCGATAACCTGAAACCTTCAAGCTACCGCACCTGGCGTAAGCGCGTGCGCGAATTTTCTGACCGGCGCGAACATTACAAATAGCCGGCTTGAGCGGGTCATCCGTTTTCCTACATGGCTTTGCCGCGGTAGGGGGCAAGACTGCTCTTTGAAATCGTGATCATGGCCGGCGCAGGCCAATATGGCGCGGCGACGTTGGACATTTGTCATGCGTGTCCTACACAGCATTTATCATGCAATTCAGCGGCTTGGCATGTAGGCACCGGATGACAACCACGGCAATGTGTCATGCCTTCCCAACATCTGTTATTCCAAACCATCATGCCCTCACCGCTTTACCATCCGCCCGTAAAACGCTCTGTCGAAATCGCCGGGCACAAGACCAGCATATCGCTTGAGCCGGTGTTCTGGGACATGCTGCGCAAGGCAGCTGACGACGAAGACGTTCCGATCAACGCCATCGTAGCGCGGATTGATGGTGAGCGGATACAGGCGGAAACACCGCCCGGCTTGGCCAGCGCGCTGCGGGTGTGGCTCGTCAGCCGAACCGCGCCTTAATCGTCGCCAACGCGCTCGATATCGGCGCCGACCAGCTGAAGTTTTTCCTCTAGCCGTTCATACCCGCGATCAAGGTGGTAGATACGGCGGACCTGTGTTTCGCCCTCTGCCGCAAGCGCCGCGATAATCAGGCTCATCGAGGCGCGCAGATCGGTCGCCATCACTTCTGCGCCGGTCAGATCGACCGGGCCTTTTACAATCGCGGTGCGGCCCTCGGTCGCGATATCGGCGCCCATCCGGGTCAATTCGGGCACGTGCATGAACCGGTTTTCAAAGATCGTTTCTTTCAAAACGCTGGTGCCATTCGCTTTGGACAGCAGGCTCATCAATTGGGCCTGCATATCGGTGGCGAGACCGGGAAACGGAGCGGTCGTCAGATCGGTTGGCTTAAGCGGCGCATTGGCGGCGACACGCACTCCTTTGGCGTCTTCCTCCACCTCAAGCCCGATGGCGCGCAGTGCGGCGAGTGTGGAGCTCATATCATGCGCGTTTGCCCCTTCGAGCCGGACATCACCGCCGGTAATCGCGGCGGCGCAGGCATAAGAGCCCGCTTCGATCCGGTCCGGCATGACCTTATACGTCGCGCCGTTCAGCCGTTTAACACCATGGATGGTCAGGTCCGAGCTGCCGATCCCTTCAATTTCCGCGCCCATCGCGACCAGCAAATTGCAAAGATCGACAATCTCCGGCTCACGCGCGGCGTTGAACAATCGGGATGTGCCATTGGCCAAAACCGCGGCCATCAAAGCATTCTCTGTCGCGCCAACCGACACAACGGGAAAGTCAAAATCGCCGCCCGGTAAACCGCCATCAGGAGCGATCGCTTTGACATAGCCCTGCGTCAGCTCGATTTGCGCACCAAACGCTTCAAGCGCTTTCAAATGCAGATCAATAGGACGGTTACCGATCGCGCAGCCGCCCGGCATCGAAACGGTTGCTTCGCCCATCCGTGCGAGCATAGGGCCCAGCACCAGAATTGAAGCACGCATTTTGCGGACCAGATCATACGGTGCCACGCTGGATGTGATGCGCGTCCCTTCGAGCGTCATGACCCGTCCAAAATCCTCTGGCCGTGTCCCTTGGATGGCCGTGGTGATGCCGAACTGGTTCATCAGGTGCTGAAACCCGTCAATATCTGCCAGCCGTGGAAGATTGCGCAGGGTCAGCGGTTCTTCTGTAAGAATCGCACACGGAATCAGAGTGAGCGCCGCGTTTTTGGCGCCGGAGATGGGAATCGTGCCCGAAAGGCGATTGCCGCCGCGAATGATAAGTTTGTCCATGGATCTACCCTTTAGAGTTTTTCGCGCGCCGCGCAAACGCCGCGGCGCTCTGGACCGGCGACGTCGTATCTTTGCAACGTTAAGGTTCCGGTTGACGGGAACTTCGTCAACGCCGTAACCCGATTACCATGACCAAACAAAGACCAATCAAGAAAGCCGTTTTCCCCGTTGCGGGGCTCGGCACACGCTTCCTTCCGGCCACCAAAGCGATCCCAAAGGAATTGCTGCCCATCGTTGATCGCCCGCTCATTCAATACGCGGTCGATGAAGCGCGCGAGGCGGGGATCGAGCAAATGATCTTTGTCACCGGCCGCGGGAAAACCGCCATCGTCGAACATTTCGATGTCGCTTATGAGCTGGAAGACACAATGACCCAGCGCAGCAAGGATCTGAGCGTGCTCGACGCGACGCGCGCAACGCCGGGCGATATCATCACCGTACGTCAACAGGTGCCCATGGGTCTGGGTCATGCGATCTGGTGCGCGCGGGCGATTGTGGGTGATGAACCGTTTGCGATTTTCCTTCCCGATGAATTGATGGTTGGGAAAAAGGGCGGTTCTGGCTGCATGAAACAAATGGTCGAGGCCTATAATGAGGTTGGCGGCAATCTCATCAGCGTCTTGGAAGTGCCCATGGAGGAAGTCTCCAGCTACGGCGTGATCGCGCCCGGTGCAGAGAACGGTGCGCTGACCGAAGTGATCGGGCTGGTTGAGAAGCCACCCGTCGCCGAGGCCCCTTCGAACAAAATCGTTTCCGGTCGATATATCCTTCAACCTGAGGTCATGCGCACGCTTGAAACCCAAGGCAAAGGCGCCGGCGGAGAGATTCAATTGACCGACGCGATGGCCAAGATGATCGGTACCCAGCCGTTCCACGCGGTGACCTTTGACGGCAATCGCTATGATTGCGGGAGCAAGGTTGGCTTTGTCGAAGCCACGCTGGCCTTGGCCCTAGCGCGCGAAGATATGGGCGCAGATGTTCGCGCAATTGCCGAGCGTTTGCTGAAATAGGCAGCCAAACAGACCGCGCCGCACAAACAAAAAGCCCCGGACTTGCGACCTGCAAATCCGGGGCTTTGTTTTGCGATTGTCGTTTACTCGGCGGGTTTGCCGGCTTCCGCGGTACTCTCTGAGGCAGGCTCACCGCCGATGGTGCCGGCGTCAAAGCTGATGTCAGAGCCAAGGCCGGAGAGCGCCTTTGCCGCATCCGAATCCGGATCTTCGGCAGCGGCCTGAACCAGCGACCCGAGCGAAGATCCGTTCAGGCCCAGCTCTTTCATCAATCCATCCAGAACGGGGGCCTGCGCCCGGTAAGCGAGAGCGGCGGAAACTGCATCGTTTGCCAGATTGCCCGATCCTCCGCCCGATCCGCCGCCGCTGCCACCGCCGCCGGAGCCGTTGCCGCCGCCATTCGTGAGCCCATCGACCTGCACAATCTTGATCGAGTCGATTGCTTCCATCGGCTTCGCGCTTTCGCGGATGACATCCGGCAATACTTTCAGCAACGCCAGCTTGGTCTGCAGGCTGATCTGATCCATCGAAAGGATGTTGGCTGCCTCGTTGATCGCTTCCTGTCCGGCGGCCTCCACTTCGAAGCGCACCCGGTCTGCCTCGGCACGCAGGATTTCCGCGTCCGCATCACCCTTTGCTTCCAACCGGGCCGCTTCGGCGCGGTTGGTTGCTGCGTCTTTCTCGGCCTCGGCTTCCACCTTGATACCGATGGCCTCACGCTCGGCCTGCTTGGCCGCTTCGATCAGCTCGATTTTCTTCTGACGTTCAGCAATTTCGCTTTCGCGCGCGGTCACCACGCGTTCTTCGGCTTCCACTGCTTTGGCGCGAGCCGCGTCGGCTTCAGCCTTGGCCTGGCTTTCTTCGCGCGATTTGTTCTGAACGGCGATCTGCTGTTCCTGACGCGCAATTTCCAGAGCACGGACTTGATCAATCCGGGCCTCTTCAACGGTCCGGTCGGCCTCGATCTGCTGGCTGTCGACCTGGCGCTTTGCCTCAATCCGCGCCGCATCGGCTTCGCGTTGACGCTCAGCCTGCTCGCGGGCGATTTCCGACATTTGCGACGCGCGGCGGACTTCGACTTCGCGCTCTTGGCCGAGACGGGCGTATTCGGTGTCACGGCTGATTTCGAAGCTTTTCTGATCCGCTTCGAGGTTCTTTGATTCCATCTGGACGCGGGTGTCCTGCTCGATATCGTTACGCAGTTTCTTGCGGGCTTCGATTTGCTCGGTTAGTTTGGTCAGACCCTCGGCATCAAACGCATTATTCGCATTGAAATGCTCGATGCTGGTTTGGTCGAGACCCGTCAGCGAAACCGATTCCAGTTCCAGACCGTTCATCGCCAGATCGCTTGATGAAACCTGCTGAACCTTTTGCACAAAATCGGCGCGCTGCTCGTGCAGTTCATTCATGCTCATACCTGCTGCGACCGAACGCAGCGCATCGACGAATTTGCCTTCGACAAGATCTTTGAGCATTTCCGGCTGCATCGTGCGCTGGCCCAGTGTTTGCGCAGCCATCGCGATCGCACCGGCATCGGGCCGGACACGCACATAGAATTCCGCCTTCACATCAATCCGCAGGCGGTCCAGCGTAATCAGCGCCTCGCCATCGCGGCGAACCACCGGCAGCACCAGCGTGTTCATATTGACCGGCATCGTTTCATGGAACACCGGCAGCACCAAAGCGCCGCCATTCATAACGACTTTTTCCCCGCCGACACCGGTTCGGACAAACGCGATCTCTTTCGAGGCGCGCCGGTAAAGTGTGGTCAGCATGATGAAGATGATGATGAGCAGCGCGATCCCGCCGCCAACCAACATTGCGAGTGTTAAAAGATCCATATTCCCTCCGATAATCTATTGCGTTCAGGGCTGCAGCAGCGGGCTTTCGTAGCGCACGCCGAAGAATAACTCTCCTTCGCGGCGCACCAGAAGCACCGTCTCACCCTCGGCCAGTTCCGCTTGGCTGTCATGCGGTTCGACCATAATGAAATGGGGATGCCCGAAAGCATCTTTGACTTTGGCGCGCGCCGGTGAGCCCGCACGGGACGTACCCGTCTGGATCACGGCATCGCGCCGGACGAGGCTTTGTAGCCCGACGGCTGTCGTCTCGTCCTTAGGCAGCACTTTTTCGATTGGCCTCACAGCCAGTCCGTTCAGCGGCAGCGCCGCGCCTCCGGCGAGCAAAGCGGCAAAGCCTGCTGACAAAGGCGATCCCATCAATCCCGCGATCACAGCCTGCCCGACAACGCCGGTTACCGTGAACACAAACAGCAGGCTCGACAGCCAGATCAGGAATGGCACCCGGCCAAGACCAAGTACACTGGCAACCCCATCCATAAAACCGCTTGCCTCGAGCCCGTCTGCCAGATCGGCATCCACTTCGATCTCGATATCTTCAGCGCCTTCGAAAAGGTCTCCCACGCCGATGATTTGCAACGCCGCGATGATAAACAACGCGATTAAAGAGGCGGCAAATGGCAGGTTGTACGGTTCAAGCAAAGTCATTGGATTCCGCCCGCGAAACGGGGCGCCGCAAACCTTGCGACGGAGTGTTTCCTGATTTTTCCCATGAACAGAGCATTAACATATGTTTCGCAAAAATAACAGAAGAATCGCTATATTGGTTTTATAAATACGTATGGCGAACGATTATTGCCCAATAGCAATTGTATTGTTGCGAATCGTGCTCATATGGAAATCTTAAGCTGCCGATATTCGCAGTGGAAGCGATTTTAGTCCGCCGACAAAGGTACTCTTCGCACGCGGCGCGTTTCCAACAAGCTCTACCGTCTCGATCCGGTCCAGCAGCACTTCAAACAATATCCGCATTTCAAGCCGCGCCAGATGCAGGCCAAGGCATTGATGCGCGCCGGCTCCGAATGCGAGATGGCGGTTCGGCGATCTTCCGGCATCAAAACGGCGTGGATCATCAAATTGCGCCGGATCATGATTGGCCGCGACATAATTGATCATCAGCCAGTCACCCTGCTTTAAATCCTGCCCGCCGAGCTGCGTATCCGTGGCCACCGTGCGCATAAAATGCTGCACCGGGGAGGTCCAACGGATCGCTTCTTCAACAATGCCCGCCAGCATTGTCCGGTCCGCTTTCACCTGTGCAAATTGCTCCGGGTCCTGCGCCAAGGCCAGCATTGCGCCAGCGGTAGAGGCCGAAGTC
This genomic interval carries:
- a CDS encoding DUF3576 domain-containing protein, giving the protein MTRAKLALSHLTRTALIGGALAALSACGGNDRPTTELQAAQINTIGVNAFLWRAALETVSFAPLSSADSAGGVIATDWYANPSNPDERVKLTVTILDQDLRADALRVAASRQVAQGGRWVEAPVQAATVQKLEDIILTKARDLRRKALAS
- the phbB gene encoding acetoacetyl-CoA reductase, which gives rise to MNRVALVTGGTRGIGRAICEQLKADGFNVVANYAGNDAAAQQFSEETGIPVYKFDVGDHAATQAGCDQIAAEIGPIEVVVNNAGITRDGTLHKMSFDDWNDVMRINLGGCFNTSKACFPGMRERGWGRIVNIGSINGQAGQYGQVNYAAAKSGIHGFTKALAQEGARAGVTVNAIAPGYIDTDMVAAVPQGVLDKIIAGIPVGRLGQAEEIARGVSFLCSEDAGFVTGSTMSINGGQHMY
- a CDS encoding RidA family protein → MQGGQRTLYLSGQTASDADGALLHAGDMVAQYTSAWQNMLDALAAAGMGPENLVRLNFYTTDVPKFMEMADQIMPLHVEAGAQIVSTLLGVQTLYDPDAMIEIEGTAVA
- a CDS encoding TIGR03643 family protein: MATPSELTEPETSAIIEMALSDHVAFAEIEAQFGLAEKQVKVLMRDNLKPSSYRTWRKRVREFSDRREHYK
- a CDS encoding ribbon-helix-helix domain-containing protein yields the protein MPSPLYHPPVKRSVEIAGHKTSISLEPVFWDMLRKAADDEDVPINAIVARIDGERIQAETPPGLASALRVWLVSRTAP
- the murA gene encoding UDP-N-acetylglucosamine 1-carboxyvinyltransferase, coding for MDKLIIRGGNRLSGTIPISGAKNAALTLIPCAILTEEPLTLRNLPRLADIDGFQHLMNQFGITTAIQGTRPEDFGRVMTLEGTRITSSVAPYDLVRKMRASILVLGPMLARMGEATVSMPGGCAIGNRPIDLHLKALEAFGAQIELTQGYVKAIAPDGGLPGGDFDFPVVSVGATENALMAAVLANGTSRLFNAAREPEIVDLCNLLVAMGAEIEGIGSSDLTIHGVKRLNGATYKVMPDRIEAGSYACAAAITGGDVRLEGANAHDMSSTLAALRAIGLEVEEDAKGVRVAANAPLKPTDLTTAPFPGLATDMQAQLMSLLSKANGTSVLKETIFENRFMHVPELTRMGADIATEGRTAIVKGPVDLTGAEVMATDLRASMSLIIAALAAEGETQVRRIYHLDRGYERLEEKLQLVGADIERVGDD
- a CDS encoding UTP--glucose-1-phosphate uridylyltransferase, yielding MTKQRPIKKAVFPVAGLGTRFLPATKAIPKELLPIVDRPLIQYAVDEAREAGIEQMIFVTGRGKTAIVEHFDVAYELEDTMTQRSKDLSVLDATRATPGDIITVRQQVPMGLGHAIWCARAIVGDEPFAIFLPDELMVGKKGGSGCMKQMVEAYNEVGGNLISVLEVPMEEVSSYGVIAPGAENGALTEVIGLVEKPPVAEAPSNKIVSGRYILQPEVMRTLETQGKGAGGEIQLTDAMAKMIGTQPFHAVTFDGNRYDCGSKVGFVEATLALALAREDMGADVRAIAERLLK
- a CDS encoding flotillin family protein — protein: MDLLTLAMLVGGGIALLIIIFIMLTTLYRRASKEIAFVRTGVGGEKVVMNGGALVLPVFHETMPVNMNTLVLPVVRRDGEALITLDRLRIDVKAEFYVRVRPDAGAIAMAAQTLGQRTMQPEMLKDLVEGKFVDALRSVAAGMSMNELHEQRADFVQKVQQVSSSDLAMNGLELESVSLTGLDQTSIEHFNANNAFDAEGLTKLTEQIEARKKLRNDIEQDTRVQMESKNLEADQKSFEISRDTEYARLGQEREVEVRRASQMSEIAREQAERQREADAARIEAKRQVDSQQIEADRTVEEARIDQVRALEIARQEQQIAVQNKSREESQAKAEADAARAKAVEAEERVVTARESEIAERQKKIELIEAAKQAEREAIGIKVEAEAEKDAATNRAEAARLEAKGDADAEILRAEADRVRFEVEAAGQEAINEAANILSMDQISLQTKLALLKVLPDVIRESAKPMEAIDSIKIVQVDGLTNGGGNGSGGGGSGGGSGGGSGNLANDAVSAALAYRAQAPVLDGLMKELGLNGSSLGSLVQAAAEDPDSDAAKALSGLGSDISFDAGTIGGEPASESTAEAGKPAE
- a CDS encoding OB-fold-containig protein; this encodes MTLLEPYNLPFAASLIALFIIAALQIIGVGDLFEGAEDIEIEVDADLADGLEASGFMDGVASVLGLGRVPFLIWLSSLLFVFTVTGVVGQAVIAGLMGSPLSAGFAALLAGGAALPLNGLAVRPIEKVLPKDETTAVGLQSLVRRDAVIQTGTSRAGSPARAKVKDAFGHPHFIMVEPHDSQAELAEGETVLLVRREGELFFGVRYESPLLQP